The window TATGGGAATGCCCTTTAAAAAGTAAAGAAGGAGGGAGAAAATTTGGCTAAGAAATCGATGATAGCTAAGCAACAGAGAAAACCAAAATATAGTTCTAGACAATATAATAGATGTAAAATTTGTGGAAGACCTCACGGATATTTAAGAAAATAT is drawn from Sporanaerobacter acetigenes DSM 13106 and contains these coding sequences:
- a CDS encoding type Z 30S ribosomal protein S14 translates to MAKKSMIAKQQRKPKYSSRQYNRCKICGRPHGYLRKYGICRICFRELAYKGQIPGVKKASW